One window of the Salvia splendens isolate huo1 chromosome 1, SspV2, whole genome shotgun sequence genome contains the following:
- the LOC121805252 gene encoding protein FANTASTIC FOUR 1-like, whose translation MYSPSQHFEAREKCFPQNRKEEPYIHPLSKPSLTSISLDMCTEALCTESGAGIDPFSAPEPSGSRPRRQRAERASRGGKESFPPPLASCLRVHSHREGGRLVISASASRGRRLTAERGDGRLRLSLVIEGGRCEEESVKEEGGKVLLVRCNGERSGNERMHSFQFCVVGS comes from the coding sequence atgtaCTCTCCTTCCCAACATTTTGAAGCACGTGAAAAATGCTTCCCTCAAAATCGGAAGGAAGAGCCCTACATCCACCCCCTCTCCAAACCCTCCCTGACCTCAATCAGCCTCGACATGTGCACCGAGGCCTTATGCACCGAGTCCGGCGCCGGCATTGACCCTTTCTCTGCCCCTGAGCCCAGTGGCAGCAGGCCCAGGAGGCAGAGGGCCGAGCGCGCCAGCAGAGGAGGGAAAGAGAGTTTCCCTCCTCCGTTGGCGAGCTGCTTGCGGGTCCACTCCCACCGCGAGGGAGGGCGCCTCGTGATCAGTGCGTCCGCCTCGAGGGGCCGGCGCCTGACGGCGGAGCGCGGGGACGGGAGGCTGAGGCTGTCGTTGGTGATAGAGGGCGGAAGGTGTGAGGAGGAAAGTGTGAAAGAGGAAGGTGGGAAAGTGTTGTTGGTAAGGTGCAATGGGGAAAGGAGTGGTAATGAGAGGATGCATAGCTTTCAGTTTTGTGTTGTCGGAAGTTAG